In a single window of the Delftia tsuruhatensis genome:
- a CDS encoding class I adenylate-forming enzyme family protein, protein MQETSRPTQGHAIANVGELVARSCRAHAAQPAVTSATRSITYAELEQRSNRLANALLAQGLARGDRVGIYLPNCVEIVEIEIACYKAGLVKAPFNARLSPREVGDIAANSDAAIIITTAARAETFKPHLQSPGERLLLLDGPAEDSYEAVLACASDRFQPVAVQEHEVAVLHYTSGSSGVLKAAMQTFGNRLAQLRKFLMRGEGMQAGHVLGLVGPVTHASGMQMVPALCTGATIHLFAGFEPGAFMAEMQARRVTHTFMVPTMINMLLAEVGGRYRPLPDLQRLGYGAAPMAPARILQAMDVFGPILSQGYGAGETTSGVCGLTVQDHLQARASRPERLASCGRPFLESLVEVVDDEGLPVPQGEIGEIVVSGADIFAGYWRAPELTAEVLRHGRYHTGDLARMDEQGFVYIVDRKKDMVISGGFNVYPSEVESVLYEHASVADACVFAIPDDKWGEAVAAHIVLKPGQAGDSAALDRFCAERLGGFKRPRHIEFVQQLPKNPNGKVMRRAVQAPYWAQHARKVN, encoded by the coding sequence ATGCAAGAGACATCCCGGCCCACCCAGGGCCATGCCATCGCCAACGTCGGCGAACTGGTGGCCCGCAGTTGCAGGGCCCATGCGGCGCAGCCTGCGGTGACCAGTGCCACGCGCAGCATCACCTACGCCGAACTGGAGCAGCGCTCCAACCGCCTGGCCAACGCCCTGCTGGCCCAGGGCCTGGCGCGCGGCGACCGCGTGGGCATCTACCTGCCCAACTGCGTGGAAATCGTCGAGATCGAGATCGCCTGCTACAAGGCCGGGCTTGTCAAGGCGCCGTTCAACGCCCGGCTGTCCCCGCGCGAAGTGGGCGACATCGCGGCCAACAGCGATGCCGCCATCATCATCACCACGGCCGCTCGAGCGGAGACGTTCAAGCCCCACCTGCAGTCGCCCGGCGAGCGCCTGCTGCTGCTGGACGGCCCCGCCGAGGACAGCTACGAAGCCGTCCTGGCCTGCGCCAGCGACCGCTTCCAGCCCGTGGCCGTGCAGGAGCACGAAGTGGCCGTGCTGCACTACACCTCGGGCTCGTCGGGCGTGCTCAAGGCTGCCATGCAGACCTTCGGCAACCGCCTGGCCCAGCTGCGCAAGTTCCTGATGCGCGGCGAAGGCATGCAGGCCGGCCATGTCCTGGGCCTGGTCGGTCCCGTCACGCACGCCTCCGGCATGCAGATGGTGCCGGCGCTGTGCACAGGCGCCACCATCCACCTGTTCGCGGGCTTCGAGCCCGGCGCCTTCATGGCCGAAATGCAGGCGCGGCGTGTGACCCATACCTTCATGGTGCCGACCATGATCAACATGCTGCTGGCCGAGGTCGGCGGCCGCTACCGCCCCCTGCCCGACCTGCAGCGCCTGGGCTACGGCGCAGCCCCCATGGCACCGGCGCGCATCCTGCAGGCCATGGACGTGTTCGGCCCCATTTTGTCCCAGGGCTATGGCGCGGGCGAGACCACTTCGGGCGTCTGCGGCCTGACCGTGCAGGACCATCTGCAGGCACGCGCGTCGCGCCCCGAGCGCCTGGCCTCCTGCGGCCGGCCCTTTCTCGAATCCCTGGTCGAGGTGGTGGATGACGAGGGCCTTCCCGTGCCGCAAGGCGAGATCGGCGAGATCGTGGTCAGCGGCGCCGACATTTTCGCGGGCTACTGGCGCGCCCCCGAACTGACGGCCGAGGTGCTCAGGCACGGCCGCTACCACACGGGCGACCTGGCGCGCATGGACGAGCAGGGCTTCGTCTACATCGTGGACCGCAAGAAGGACATGGTCATCAGCGGTGGCTTCAACGTCTACCCGTCCGAGGTCGAGTCGGTGCTCTACGAGCACGCCTCGGTGGCCGATGCCTGCGTATTCGCGATCCCCGACGACAAATGGGGCGAGGCCGTGGCCGCCCATATCGTGCTCAAGCCCGGCCAGGCCGGCGACAGCGCCGCGCTGGACCGCTTCTGCGCCGAGCGCCTGGGCGGCTTCAAGCGTCCGCGCCACATCGAATTCGTGCAGCAACTGCCCAAGAACCCCAACGGCAAGGTCATGCGCCGCGCCGTGCAGGCGCCCTACTGGGCCCAACACGCCCGCAAGGTGAACTGA
- a CDS encoding acyl-CoA dehydrogenase family protein yields the protein MNAKDTLPSAGAPLLEMPFEGSERAAVLIESLQGFIHGELGDLAREHGVDHENSASRDLLRQVWKLSHARGFYGMTLPQAMGGAGLSVLDQVLVKEAIYATGSPFAPHVLGELSGPPRIGALVRKATPLQMEQFILPVAHADKSICFALTEASAGSDAGALQTRAVLEGEHYVLHGRKRFISGAPFADFAVLMASTAPEDSPQREISAFFVDLHAPGVQVVSGYRTMAGQSGTGDIVLDGCRVPAAQLIGEPGRGLALALGRITVNRLLHCPAMLGLAQVALRDARDYALCRQQFGRSIAQFQAIQHMLADMATEWMAARALMVQTARAIDAGIDARAQASMSKLFCSETAFRIADRAVQIHGGEGIVQGRRVEFLFRMLRMYRVLTGTSEIQRNTIAKELLERATA from the coding sequence ATGAATGCCAAAGACACCCTCCCATCCGCTGGCGCCCCCCTGCTGGAAATGCCGTTCGAAGGCTCCGAACGCGCCGCCGTGCTGATCGAATCGCTCCAGGGCTTCATCCATGGAGAGCTGGGGGACCTGGCGCGCGAACATGGCGTGGACCATGAAAACAGCGCCTCCAGGGATCTGCTGCGTCAGGTCTGGAAGCTTTCCCACGCCCGCGGCTTCTACGGCATGACCCTGCCCCAGGCCATGGGCGGCGCAGGCCTTTCCGTGCTGGACCAGGTACTGGTCAAGGAAGCCATCTATGCCACGGGATCGCCGTTCGCGCCCCATGTGCTGGGCGAACTCAGCGGCCCTCCGCGCATAGGCGCCCTGGTGCGCAAGGCCACGCCGCTGCAGATGGAGCAATTCATACTGCCCGTGGCGCACGCCGACAAATCCATCTGCTTCGCACTGACCGAGGCGTCTGCCGGCTCGGATGCCGGCGCGCTGCAGACGCGCGCCGTGCTGGAAGGCGAGCACTACGTGCTGCACGGCCGCAAGCGCTTCATCTCGGGCGCGCCCTTTGCCGACTTCGCCGTGCTCATGGCCTCGACCGCCCCGGAGGACAGCCCGCAGCGCGAGATCAGCGCCTTCTTCGTGGACCTGCATGCGCCGGGCGTGCAGGTGGTCAGCGGCTACAGGACCATGGCCGGGCAGTCCGGCACGGGCGACATCGTGCTGGACGGCTGCCGCGTGCCTGCGGCCCAGCTGATCGGCGAGCCGGGGCGGGGCCTGGCCCTGGCCCTGGGCCGCATCACGGTCAACCGCCTGCTGCACTGCCCGGCCATGCTGGGCCTGGCCCAGGTAGCACTGCGGGATGCTCGCGACTACGCGCTGTGCCGCCAGCAGTTCGGCCGCAGCATTGCCCAGTTCCAGGCCATACAGCACATGTTGGCCGACATGGCCACCGAATGGATGGCGGCACGGGCGCTGATGGTGCAGACGGCGCGTGCCATCGATGCAGGCATCGATGCGCGGGCCCAGGCCTCTATGAGCAAGCTGTTCTGCTCGGAGACGGCGTTCCGCATCGCCGACCGCGCCGTGCAGATCCACGGCGGCGAAGGCATCGTACAGGGACGGCGCGTCGAATTCCTGTTCCGCATGCTGCGCATGTACCGGGTGCTCACGGGCACCAGCGAGATACAGCGCAACACCATCGCCAAGGAACTGCTGGAACGGGCCACTGCCTGA
- a CDS encoding Bug family tripartite tricarboxylate transporter substrate binding protein: protein MQDIPNHDPDRRRFLRAAGAASLATGLPWAAAATAQDSAWPTRPIKWVVPYLAGTSPDTAARIVAEALSAQLGQPVVIDNRAGAGGNIGARQVAKAPADGYTLLYSGSPMAAAMRMYRNPGYDLFKDFRHVLGMSRSDILVVVHADSGMRTLDDLAARAKSRPGALDYASGGVGTPSHLGVEMLASSMGLQVNHVPYKGASELVNAVLGQQVAFGAPLFSVAYPQVLAGRLVPLAIAGPQRNPKLAQVQTLAELGVPDVNLTSWGGVSVPAATPEPIVQRLRTALEEVLRQPKVIALLEQEGGKVAITSADAYAKGFEREIQFTQSMMQRVGIQPI, encoded by the coding sequence ATGCAAGACATACCCAACCATGACCCGGACCGCCGCCGATTCCTGCGCGCCGCCGGTGCTGCATCGCTGGCGACAGGCCTGCCCTGGGCTGCCGCGGCCACGGCACAAGACAGCGCCTGGCCCACGCGTCCCATCAAATGGGTGGTGCCCTACCTGGCGGGCACCAGCCCCGACACAGCCGCGCGCATCGTGGCCGAGGCACTGTCGGCCCAGCTGGGCCAGCCCGTGGTGATAGACAACCGCGCGGGTGCGGGCGGCAACATCGGCGCGCGCCAGGTGGCCAAGGCACCCGCGGACGGCTACACCCTGCTGTACTCGGGCTCGCCCATGGCTGCTGCCATGCGCATGTACAGAAACCCGGGTTACGATTTGTTCAAGGACTTCCGCCACGTGCTGGGCATGTCTCGCTCGGACATCTTGGTGGTTGTGCATGCCGACTCCGGCATGCGTACGCTGGACGACCTGGCCGCCCGTGCCAAGTCCAGGCCGGGCGCGCTGGACTATGCCTCGGGCGGCGTGGGTACGCCATCGCACCTGGGCGTGGAAATGCTGGCCTCCAGCATGGGCCTGCAGGTCAACCATGTGCCCTACAAGGGTGCTTCGGAACTGGTCAATGCCGTGCTGGGCCAGCAGGTGGCTTTCGGCGCACCGCTGTTTTCGGTCGCGTACCCCCAGGTCCTGGCCGGCAGGCTGGTACCGCTGGCCATTGCCGGGCCGCAGCGCAACCCCAAGCTTGCACAGGTGCAGACCCTGGCCGAGCTGGGCGTGCCCGATGTCAACCTCACATCCTGGGGCGGCGTCTCCGTACCGGCCGCCACGCCCGAGCCCATCGTCCAGCGGCTGCGAACGGCACTGGAGGAAGTGCTCAGGCAACCCAAGGTCATCGCCTTGCTGGAGCAGGAAGGCGGCAAGGTCGCCATCACCAGCGCCGACGCCTATGCCAAGGGCTTCGAGCGCGAGATCCAGTTCACCCAGTCCATGATGCAGCGTGTGGGCATACAGCCGATCTGA